A genomic region of Miscanthus floridulus cultivar M001 chromosome 3, ASM1932011v1, whole genome shotgun sequence contains the following coding sequences:
- the LOC136542016 gene encoding heat stress transcription factor B-1-like encodes MEEAAAVASKSSGGRGGGGGGPAPFLTKTHQMVEERATDEVISWAEQGRSFVVWKPVELARDLLPLHFKHCNFSSFVRQLNTYGFRKVVPDRWEFANDNFRRGEQGLLSGIRRRKSTTPQSSSKSGGSGVNVAFPPPLPPPPPPAPTSPATTSGVGGNERSSSSASSPPRRADQLTSENEQLKKDNRTLSTELAQARRQCEELLGFLSRFLDVRQLDLRLLMQEGEDVRAAGAAAGDADAQAQRRAVVANHQLERGGGEEGKSVKLFGVLLKDAAARKRGRCEEAVASERPIKMIRVGEPWVGVPSSGPGRCGGEN; translated from the exons ATGGAAGAAGCCGCGGCCGTGGCGTCGAAGAGCAGCGGCGggaggggaggcggcggcggcgggccggcGCCGTTCCTGACGAAGACGCACCAGATGGTGGAGGAGCGGGCGACGGACGAGGTGATCTCGTGGGCGGAGCAGGGCCGCTCCTTCGTGGTGTGGAAGCCCGTGGAGCTGGCGCGCGACCTCCTCCCGCTCCACTTCAAGCACTGCAACTTCTCCTCCTTCGTCCGCCAGCTCAACACCTAC GGTTTCCGGAAGGTGGTGCCGGACCGGTGGGAGTTCGCGAACGACAACTTCCGGCGAGGCGAGCAGGGCCTCCTGTCCGGCATCCGTCGCCGCAAGTCAACGACGCCGCAGTCGTCATCCAAGTCCGGCGGCAGCGGCGTGAACGTGGCGTTCCCTCCGCCGTTACCCCCGCCCCCGCCTCCCGCTCCCACGTCGCCGGCCACCACGTCTGGCGTCGGCGGCAACGAACGCAGCTCCTCATCGGCGTCGTCGCCGCCACGGCGGGCCGACCAGCTGACCAGCGAGAACGAGCAGCTCAAGAAGGACAACCGCACGCTGTCCACCGAGCTGGCGCAGGCGCGCCGGCAGTGCGAGGAGCTCCTGGGCTTCCTCTCGCGCTTCCTCGACGTCCGGCAGCTCGACCTTCGGCTGCTCATGCAGGAAGGGGAAGACGTGCGAGCGGCGGGGGCGGCCGCCGGTGACGCTGACGCACAGGCACAGCGCCGCGCAGTGGTGGCCAACCACCAGctggagcgcggcggcggcgaggaggggaAGAGCGTGAAGCTGTTCGGCGTACTCCTCAAGGACGCCGCCGCAAGGAAGAGGGGCCGGTGCGAGGAGGCGGTGGCCAGCGAGCGGCCCATCAAGATGATCAGGGTCGGCGAGCCGTGGGTCGGCGTCCCGTCGTCGGGCCCCGGGCGGTGCGGCGGCGAGAATTAA